Proteins found in one Planctomycetes bacterium MalM25 genomic segment:
- a CDS encoding outer membrane biogenesis protein BamB, producing MRSLSACLIVLVSLASTRADWPHWRGPGTDGVAEATGLPTEWSAGENVIWRRPLPGPAGSTPVIAGERLFLTTPDEEELLLCAFDVDSGEPLWRRTVSTGSAEFRGDEGNLASPSPSTDGRNVVAAMGDGVLACYRVTGEPVWRFSLSERLTPLNIQFGYASSPIVHDGRVYVQWVHGDGDPATREARVACFDLETGETVWSVGRETEASKECEHSYASPLIAGEGGERVLVTHGADAAVAYDLQTGAERWRLAGLNSHASYHPTLRFVASPAAGEGLVVVPTAKKSLVVGVRLGGEGDLTDSEHVAWRLPQATPDVPSPVVAGGLVYLCSENGNLTCLEASTGEKIYRKRTVGDRHRASPLLADGKLYLTSRGGVVTVIRAGREFEVLAKNDLGEAISSSPVPHAGRLYLRTFDALYAIGAE from the coding sequence GGTCCGCTGGCGAGAACGTGATCTGGCGGCGGCCTCTGCCCGGCCCCGCGGGCTCGACGCCCGTGATCGCCGGCGAGCGGCTCTTCCTCACCACCCCCGACGAAGAGGAGCTGCTCCTCTGCGCGTTCGACGTCGACAGCGGCGAGCCGCTCTGGCGGCGGACGGTTTCGACCGGCTCGGCCGAGTTCCGAGGCGACGAGGGCAACCTCGCCTCGCCCTCGCCTTCGACCGACGGCCGGAACGTGGTCGCCGCCATGGGCGATGGCGTGCTCGCTTGCTACCGCGTCACGGGGGAGCCCGTCTGGCGGTTCTCGTTGAGCGAACGCTTGACGCCGTTGAACATCCAGTTCGGCTACGCCTCCTCGCCGATCGTGCACGACGGCCGCGTGTACGTGCAGTGGGTCCACGGGGACGGCGACCCAGCGACCCGCGAGGCCCGCGTGGCTTGCTTCGATTTAGAAACGGGGGAGACCGTTTGGTCCGTCGGACGCGAGACCGAAGCAAGCAAGGAGTGTGAGCATTCTTACGCCTCGCCCCTCATCGCGGGCGAAGGGGGCGAGCGGGTGCTCGTCACGCACGGCGCCGACGCGGCGGTCGCCTACGACCTGCAAACCGGCGCCGAACGCTGGCGGCTGGCGGGGCTCAATTCACACGCCTCGTACCACCCGACGCTGCGGTTCGTCGCTTCGCCGGCGGCGGGGGAGGGCTTGGTGGTCGTGCCGACGGCGAAGAAGAGCCTTGTGGTCGGCGTGCGACTTGGCGGTGAAGGGGACCTCACGGACAGCGAACACGTCGCGTGGCGGCTGCCCCAAGCGACGCCCGACGTCCCCTCGCCGGTGGTTGCGGGAGGGCTTGTCTACCTGTGCAGCGAGAACGGCAACCTGACGTGCCTCGAAGCCTCGACCGGAGAGAAGATCTACCGCAAGCGGACGGTCGGCGATCGCCACCGCGCCTCGCCGCTGCTGGCCGATGGCAAGCTTTACCTCACCTCGCGCGGCGGCGTGGTGACGGTGATCCGGGCCGGGCGCGAGTTCGAGGTCTTGGCGAAGAACGACCTCGGCGAGGCGATCTCCTCCTCGCCCGTCCCCCACGCGGGACGCCTGTACCTGCGGACGTTCGACGCGTTGTACGCGATCGGCGCCGAGTAG
- the phoR gene encoding Alkaline phosphatase synthesis sensor protein PhoR, translating to MVRSRLFWKLFLGFTLVNVLAAVALVFATWAWQKDRAAQLVEQELNTAALLLTEDAVAWAKDPSEANAKRLRDLADRINIDLRVSRSGNQTLEAPKHGRDRDAAQSVHTHRILSDDSGGVGELWLERPAQTLTQTLGKLWGVYIFYAPLVALLMVAAGYGVIAHLVGPVRALNRAARAMANGDYQQRAFITNRDELGVLARSFNQMSEELGQRLTELQESDRRQATVLGGMIEGVIAIDDRQRVLFANSAAGKLFDFLPPEVEGRPLLEAARNHSLHQAATTSIDSRTPQRLEIDWDERVLSVQVTPLVGEPATGAIIVLHDTTELRRLENLRRDFVANVSHELKTPLSTIKANAETLLRGAIDDKEHRGKFLRGIDEQSDRLSELIHDMLNLARIESAQQPFEIQSVEVSRAVEECIENHLHRAESKRIELTMSPPEGEAVHLVKADREGLRVILGNLVDNAIKYTPEGGAVWIAWGAEGEHAGRRVRIEVSDTGVGIPEEKLTRVFERFYRVDDARSRHLGGTGLGLSIVKHLAQAFGGSVEVENQPEQGACFAVLLPSG from the coding sequence ATGGTCCGCAGCCGCCTCTTTTGGAAGCTCTTCCTCGGGTTCACTCTGGTGAACGTGCTGGCGGCGGTTGCGCTGGTGTTCGCCACGTGGGCGTGGCAGAAGGATCGCGCCGCGCAGCTCGTCGAGCAGGAACTGAACACGGCCGCCCTGCTGCTGACCGAGGACGCGGTCGCCTGGGCGAAGGACCCCAGCGAAGCGAACGCCAAAAGGCTTAGGGATCTTGCCGACAGAATCAACATCGACCTGCGGGTCTCGCGCAGCGGCAACCAGACTCTGGAGGCGCCTAAGCACGGCCGCGACCGCGACGCCGCGCAGTCGGTGCACACGCACCGCATTCTCTCGGACGACTCGGGGGGCGTCGGCGAGCTGTGGCTCGAACGCCCGGCACAAACGCTCACGCAAACGCTCGGCAAGCTGTGGGGCGTGTACATCTTCTACGCGCCGCTCGTGGCCTTGCTGATGGTGGCGGCGGGCTACGGGGTGATCGCCCACCTGGTTGGCCCGGTCCGTGCGCTGAACCGCGCCGCCCGGGCGATGGCCAACGGCGACTACCAGCAACGAGCGTTCATCACCAACCGCGATGAATTGGGCGTGCTCGCGCGATCCTTTAATCAGATGAGCGAAGAGCTCGGGCAGCGGCTGACCGAGTTGCAGGAGAGCGACCGCCGGCAGGCGACCGTGCTGGGGGGCATGATCGAGGGCGTCATCGCGATCGACGATCGCCAGCGGGTGCTGTTCGCGAACTCCGCCGCCGGCAAGCTGTTCGACTTCTTGCCCCCGGAGGTCGAGGGTCGGCCCTTGCTCGAAGCGGCTCGCAACCACTCCCTGCACCAAGCCGCCACCACCTCGATCGATTCTCGCACCCCCCAAAGGCTCGAAATCGATTGGGACGAACGTGTCCTCTCCGTGCAGGTGACGCCGCTCGTGGGCGAGCCGGCGACCGGCGCGATCATCGTGCTGCACGACACGACCGAGCTGCGCCGGCTCGAGAACCTAAGGCGTGACTTCGTCGCGAATGTTTCGCACGAGCTGAAGACCCCACTGAGCACCATCAAAGCGAACGCCGAGACCCTGCTCCGTGGGGCCATCGACGACAAGGAGCATCGCGGCAAATTCCTGCGCGGCATCGACGAGCAGTCCGACCGCCTGTCCGAGCTGATCCACGACATGCTCAACCTGGCCAGGATCGAATCGGCACAACAGCCGTTCGAGATCCAGTCGGTCGAGGTCTCAAGAGCCGTGGAGGAGTGCATCGAGAACCACCTCCACCGCGCCGAGTCGAAGCGGATCGAGCTCACGATGTCGCCTCCCGAGGGAGAGGCCGTGCACCTCGTCAAGGCAGACCGCGAGGGGTTGCGGGTGATCCTCGGCAACCTGGTCGACAACGCGATCAAGTACACCCCCGAAGGGGGCGCGGTGTGGATCGCCTGGGGCGCCGAGGGCGAGCACGCGGGGCGCCGGGTGCGGATCGAGGTCTCCGACACGGGGGTCGGCATCCCCGAGGAGAAACTCACGCGCGTCTTCGAGCGGTTCTACCGGGTCGACGACGCACGTTCACGCCACCTGGGCGGGACCGGCCTGGGGCTCTCCATCGTCAAGCACCTGGCGCAGGCGTTTGGCGGTTCGGTCGAAGTCGAAAACCAGCCGGAACAGGGCGCCTGCTTCGCGGTGCTGCTGCCGAGTGGCTAA